A single region of the Deferrivibrio essentukiensis genome encodes:
- a CDS encoding Trm112 family protein, producing MSVNKELLDILACPKCKGDVRLSKDEKYIVCDSCKLLYEIKEDIPVMLIDEAKEVENSLEY from the coding sequence ATGTCTGTAAATAAAGAGTTGCTTGATATTTTGGCTTGCCCAAAGTGTAAAGGGGATGTCAGGCTTTCAAAAGACGAGAAATATATTGTCTGTGATTCATGCAAGTTGCTTTATGAGATAAAGGAAGATATCCCGGTTATGCTTATCGACGAAGCAAAAGAGGTAGAAAACAGCCTTGAGTATTAG
- the rfaE1 gene encoding D-glycero-beta-D-manno-heptose-7-phosphate kinase: MDNYIKIIESFKNLKILVIGDLMLDVFLYGDVERISPEAPVPVVKVSNMLHVPGGAANVSSNLKSLGVDVTLCGVVGDDETGKKFRNIISSQKINAFFLNDGRRTSIKTRVIASNQQVVRYDVEDNKKLSGKHIKEIESFLKNRIKEFKAIIISDYGKGVVTKKLIEMVSKLANENKIPLTVDPKIENFKFYKGVTCITPNTKEASEGSGVNIKDNVTLLKAAKKIMNRLNPETLLITRGSKGMAFFDSVGNVVKVPALAKEVFDVTGAGDTVISVFTAAIAAGANYIDAMKLSNLAGSIVVGKMGTATVTPNELADKLNLMAEMER, from the coding sequence ATGGACAATTATATTAAAATCATTGAAAGTTTTAAAAATCTCAAAATACTTGTAATTGGCGATTTGATGCTGGATGTTTTTCTCTATGGTGATGTTGAGAGAATATCTCCGGAAGCTCCTGTGCCTGTAGTTAAGGTCTCAAATATGCTTCATGTCCCCGGTGGAGCTGCCAATGTATCTTCAAACTTAAAGTCTCTCGGTGTAGATGTTACATTGTGCGGTGTTGTGGGGGATGATGAAACCGGTAAAAAATTTAGAAATATTATATCTTCTCAAAAGATAAATGCTTTTTTTCTTAATGACGGCAGGCGTACAAGTATTAAGACGAGAGTCATTGCGTCAAATCAGCAGGTTGTCAGATATGATGTAGAAGATAATAAAAAGCTTTCGGGTAAACATATAAAAGAGATTGAAAGTTTTTTAAAAAACAGAATCAAAGAATTTAAAGCAATTATTATCTCTGATTACGGAAAAGGGGTGGTTACCAAGAAATTGATTGAGATGGTGAGTAAACTTGCAAATGAGAATAAAATTCCGTTGACCGTTGACCCGAAGATTGAAAATTTCAAATTTTATAAAGGGGTGACATGTATCACTCCTAATACTAAAGAGGCTTCGGAAGGCTCAGGGGTAAATATAAAAGATAACGTTACTTTGCTTAAGGCTGCAAAGAAAATTATGAATAGGCTTAACCCCGAAACCCTTTTAATTACGAGAGGGAGCAAAGGGATGGCTTTTTTTGATAGTGTTGGCAATGTGGTAAAAGTCCCTGCACTGGCGAAAGAGGTGTTTGATGTTACCGGGGCAGGGGATACGGTTATATCAGTATTTACGGCTGCTATTGCTGCCGGTGCAAACTATATAGATGCTATGAAGCTGTCAAATCTTGCAGGCTCTATTGTTGTAGGCAAAATGGGGACTGCGACCGTAACACCCAATGAGCTGGCCGATAAACTTAATCTTATGGCAGAAATGGAGAGATAG